A genome region from Bacteroides stercoris ATCC 43183 includes the following:
- a CDS encoding HU family DNA-binding protein — MAAEYDFQRKPNPKGDGELQPMYPRIVNKGTITGKRLVSDISQATSFTPGDVEGVLAALESRISYYLSEGHHVQLGNMGYFSAGLTARPVMDKKEIHAQTIFFGKVHFRVSPGFRKQCAGFVERVRAGYGFRHSEDISGAERYRRLCAFLDANPFITRKDYSGITGLLKNKALNDLNLLVEKGILTTLGQGSHKVYVMAINQ; from the coding sequence ATGGCAGCAGAGTATGATTTCCAGAGAAAGCCCAACCCGAAAGGAGACGGCGAATTACAACCCATGTATCCCCGCATCGTGAACAAGGGGACTATCACCGGCAAACGTCTGGTCAGCGATATTTCACAGGCAACCAGTTTTACTCCCGGAGACGTAGAGGGAGTGCTTGCGGCATTGGAAAGCCGCATTTCCTATTACCTTTCCGAAGGGCATCATGTACAGTTGGGCAATATGGGGTATTTTTCGGCGGGACTGACAGCACGTCCCGTCATGGACAAGAAGGAAATCCATGCGCAGACGATATTTTTCGGCAAGGTGCATTTCCGCGTATCGCCCGGCTTCCGGAAACAGTGTGCAGGATTTGTGGAACGTGTAAGGGCAGGGTATGGCTTCCGGCACAGTGAGGACATCAGCGGTGCGGAACGTTACCGCAGACTGTGCGCGTTTTTGGATGCAAATCCATTCATTACGCGCAAGGATTACAGCGGAATTACGGGACTTTTGAAGAACAAGGCGTTGAATGACCTCAATTTACTGGTGGAGAAAGGTATTTTAACAACATTGGGGCAAGGGTCGCATAAAGTGTATGTAATGGCTATAAATCAATGA
- a CDS encoding BT4734/BF3469 family protein: MRITFIKENRDAGTESISTCDTAAFITKIKSETKPGHVSALRTMLEYTSHGSGGTYGHIDKLPRICPAMEYGRSREGERRMKRYNGIVLLEVGGLSGMSEAELVKEQAALLPQTYAAFAGSSGRSVKIWALFALPNGKLPQREEEISLFHAHAYRMAVQCYQPLLPFPVTLKEPSPADTFRMTLDETPYFAPDAVPFCLEQPVTMPGERTFNQRKLAENNPLKRLQPGFDSSQTFTLLFETVLGRALDEVENWQRDRDDFHPLLISIGEQCFKSGIPEEEAVRQVMMHYRRQADEQTVRTALHNLYRECRGFGRKSVLTPEQDTMLKLNEFMERRYEFRYNQLMGDLEYRQRDSIHFYFHVMDQRARNSVAMDALQEGLRVWDRDVNRYLTSNRVPLYNPVEEYLCGVGRWDGKDRIRALAGLVPCNNPYWRELFYRWFLNMVAHWRGLGNRMHANSTSPLLIGAQGYRKSTFCRIILPPELRFGYTDSLDFGSKRDAEMYLGRFLLVNIDEFDQVSIHQQGFLKHLLQKPVANLRKPYGSSIQEIRRYASFIGTSNHKDLLTDSSGSRRFVCVEVTAPIDTNVTINYRQLYAQAMQAIRSGERYWFNDKDEAVLKENNREFEQISPIEQLFHCHFRLPQEGEEGEWMSPIQILEILHAKNGTTKLTEGYAKYFGRILKKNDIEGKHTNKGVVYRIVKL, translated from the coding sequence ATGAGAATAACCTTTATCAAGGAAAACCGTGACGCGGGCACGGAAAGTATCAGCACCTGCGATACAGCCGCATTTATTACCAAAATCAAGTCGGAAACCAAGCCCGGACATGTCAGTGCATTACGCACCATGCTCGAATATACAAGCCATGGCAGCGGCGGAACCTACGGACATATCGACAAGCTTCCCCGCATATGCCCCGCTATGGAGTACGGACGCAGCCGCGAGGGCGAACGGCGGATGAAACGCTACAACGGTATTGTACTGCTGGAGGTAGGCGGACTGTCCGGCATGTCCGAAGCGGAACTGGTGAAAGAACAGGCGGCACTCCTTCCCCAAACCTATGCAGCTTTCGCAGGAAGCAGCGGACGGAGCGTGAAGATATGGGCGCTGTTTGCCTTGCCGAACGGCAAACTTCCGCAACGGGAAGAAGAAATCAGCCTGTTCCATGCACATGCTTACCGCATGGCGGTACAATGTTACCAACCCCTGCTTCCGTTTCCCGTAACGTTGAAAGAGCCCTCGCCTGCCGATACTTTCCGCATGACGCTGGACGAAACGCCTTACTTTGCTCCCGATGCCGTGCCTTTCTGTCTCGAACAACCCGTGACGATGCCCGGCGAGCGGACATTCAACCAACGAAAATTGGCAGAAAACAACCCTTTAAAGCGGTTGCAGCCGGGATTCGACTCCTCGCAAACTTTCACTCTGCTGTTTGAAACAGTCCTGGGTCGTGCGCTGGACGAAGTGGAGAACTGGCAGCGCGACCGGGATGATTTTCACCCGCTACTCATCTCCATAGGCGAGCAATGCTTCAAAAGCGGTATCCCCGAAGAGGAAGCCGTCCGGCAGGTAATGATGCACTACCGACGGCAGGCAGACGAACAGACGGTGCGCACCGCACTGCACAATCTCTACCGCGAGTGCCGGGGATTCGGCAGAAAATCCGTACTGACTCCCGAACAGGACACGATGCTGAAACTGAACGAGTTCATGGAACGCCGTTACGAATTCCGGTACAACCAGCTAATGGGTGATTTGGAATATCGCCAACGCGACTCCATCCACTTCTATTTTCATGTAATGGACCAGCGAGCGCGCAACAGCGTGGCTATGGATGCCCTGCAAGAGGGATTGCGTGTGTGGGACAGAGACGTGAACCGCTACCTGACCTCTAACCGCGTGCCGCTGTACAATCCGGTGGAAGAATACCTGTGCGGCGTAGGCCGTTGGGACGGCAAAGACCGCATCCGTGCGCTTGCCGGACTTGTTCCCTGCAACAATCCGTATTGGCGTGAGCTGTTCTACCGTTGGTTTCTGAACATGGTGGCGCATTGGCGCGGACTGGGCAACAGGATGCACGCCAACAGCACATCACCGCTACTGATAGGTGCACAGGGTTACCGCAAGTCCACTTTCTGCCGCATCATCCTTCCTCCCGAACTCCGCTTCGGCTATACCGACAGTCTGGATTTTGGCAGCAAACGCGATGCGGAAATGTACCTGGGGCGCTTTCTGCTGGTGAATATCGACGAGTTCGACCAGGTGAGCATCCATCAGCAAGGCTTTCTGAAACACCTTCTGCAAAAGCCCGTTGCCAACCTGCGCAAGCCCTACGGAAGCAGTATCCAGGAGATAAGGCGGTATGCCTCGTTCATCGGGACGAGCAACCACAAAGACCTGCTGACGGACAGCAGCGGCAGCCGCCGTTTTGTATGTGTGGAAGTGACTGCCCCCATTGATACGAACGTGACGATAAACTACCGCCAGTTGTATGCACAAGCCATGCAAGCGATACGCAGCGGTGAAAGATACTGGTTTAATGACAAGGATGAAGCCGTTTTGAAAGAAAATAACCGGGAATTCGAGCAAATCAGTCCGATTGAACAGTTGTTCCATTGTCATTTCCGTTTACCACAAGAAGGGGAAGAGGGAGAATGGATGTCGCCGATACAGATTTTGGAAATTCTGCATGCAAAAAACGGTACAACGAAGCTGACAGAAGGGTATGCAAAATACTTCGGAAGGATACTGAAAAAGAACGATATAGAAGGTAAACATACCAATAAGGGAGTTGTGTATCGAATTGTCAAGTTATAA